A single genomic interval of Mobula hypostoma chromosome 7, sMobHyp1.1, whole genome shotgun sequence harbors:
- the LOC134348895 gene encoding methylsterol monooxygenase 1-like, with translation MRIVWKMEGNSSVITSAILAIDYIDSLLPQNPLQEPFKNAWNCMLDNFTKFQIATWGSLLVHEGVYFLFCLPGFIFQFIPAMQKYKIQKDKPESLEKQWRCFKTLLFNHFFIQLPMICGTYYFTEFFNIPYSWENMPRWQMIAMQCLGCAIVEDTWHYFLHRLLHHKRIYKYIHKVHHEFTAPFGMQAEYAHPAETVILGMGFFIGIMIFCNHVILLWAWVTFRLLETIDVHSGYDVPWNPLHLIPFYGGSRFHDFHHMNFVGNYSSTFTWWDKLLGTDLQFHVFNDKVKKEKEVTKKD, from the exons ATGAGAATAGTGTGGAAAATGGAAGGGAACAGTAGCGTTATCACCTCTGCCATTCTGGCAATAGATTACATAGATTCGTTACTTCCACAAAACCCCTTACAAGAGCCTTTTAAAAATGCATGGAATTGTATGTTGGACAATTTTACAAAATTTCAAATTGCTACTTGGGGATCTCTGCTTGTTCACGAAGGCGTTTATTTCTTATTCTGTTTACCGGGttttatttttcagtttattcCAGCAATGCAGAAGTATAAAATACAGAAG GACAAGCCAGAAAGTCTTGAGAAACAGTGGAGATGCTTCAAGACGTTATTGTTTaaccacttcttcatccagttgCCGATGATCTGCGGTACCTATTATTTCACTGAATTCTTCAATATTCCATATAGTTGGGAGAATATGCCACGCTG GCAGATGATTGCAATGCAGTGTCTGGGTTGTGCTATAGTTGAGGACACGTGGCACTACTTTCTACACAGACTGTTGCATCATAAGAGAATCTACAAATATATTCACAAAGTTCATCATGAATTTACG GCTCCATTTGGTATGCAAGCTGAATATGCCCACCCAGCAGAGACAGTTATCCTTGGCATGGGCTTTTTTATTGGCATCATGATCTTCTGCAATCATGTCATCCTCCTGTGGGCTTGGGTGACCTTTCGCCTCCTAGAAACAATAGACGTACACAG TGGTTATGACGTTCCCTGGAATCCTCTGCACCTTATTCCATTTTACGGTGGTTCCCGCTTCCACGACTTTCATCATATGAATTTTGTTGGAAACTACTCTTCAACTTTCACCTGGTGGGACAAGCTGTTAGGAACAGATTTACAGTTTCATGTCTTTAATGACAAagtgaagaaagagaaggaagtaaCTAAGAAGGACtag